The genome window GCTCGGTTGAATGAAGCCCTTGGCAAGCATGGCCGATACTTGATCTTCTATTTCTTGTTTTTGGTAATACGGGTATCTATAAAGCTTGACATTCACTGGTGTCGCATTGGGTAGCAGATTGATAGCGTGATCTGTGGATCGAGATGGCGGAAGGTTTGTAAGTGGTTGAAACAGGCATGAGTATTTCGTAAGTAACTCAGAAATCTCGGGTAAGATGGGTGGTGTTGTAGCtgattgtgtgtttgtttccacTCTAATATGGAAGAAGGTGCTAGAGGGGCTCCTATGTAGAAGACGACGCAGTTGCGAGGGAGACACGGGTTCACCTATTTGCTCACGTTCCCCCTGTAACTCCACAAGCTTACCCTCAGTGATGAATTTCATGGATGGAGACGTGTAGTCTGTCAGAACCGGTCCTAATGTTTTGAGCCATTCGACTCCCAGAACTACATCTGTGCCACATAAGGGTAGGATGTGAAAGTCCACCATGAACGTATGCTCCTGCACCTGTACGTTAACGGCCGTACATAGTTCCTGGCATCTTATTTCCTCTCCGTTTCCCACCATAACCTTCAATGGTGCCACCCCCTTGGTAGTGAAACCTAGTGTCGCGACCACTCTGTGATGGAGGAAATTATGCGTGCTTCCTCCATCTATCAAGATACTGACATGAAATCCGTTGATGGTTCCTTTCAAGCGTAAGGTCTCAGGCGCTGAATGTCCCGATAGTGCATGTAAACAACGCTGGGCTGGGGGTGGTTCCATGAGTAATTCTTCTGTTGGTGAGGATGGTCGTGTCGAGACGACTTCAGACGTCAATTGATCATCTTCTGCTACTAACAGGAAGAGTGAGGGCGCACATTTATGTCCCCATAAGTACTTCTCCTCACAATGGAAACATAGTCCTTTCTCCCGGCGGACTGCGAGTTCTTCTGGGGTTAATCTTTTGAATGGGATAGAAGGGTTTGAACCTCGCGACGAGTTGTTCGCGAACGAAGGAGGTGTTGTTCCTGTAATTGTTTTCGAGTTCGCAGTGGACATGAGAGGCCGAGATGTTTGCTGCCGCCGTGAGTCCATGATCTTTTCTTCCTGTAAGCGTGCATACGCCACCGCTTGAGCTAACGACACAGGTTGTAAAACCTGTACTTCTCTGCGAATAGAGGGGTTCAACCCCGAAATAAAGCAACTTAAAACGAACGTTGCTGGTAACCCTACCACGTGATTTGCGAGGCATTCGAATTCTGAAAGATACGCACTAATTGAGGAGCGTTGTTGTAGCTTACACAGTAACCCCGTAGGGTCTTCATACGTTGACGACGCAAACCGAGAGTGCAGCGCGTGAAGGAACGCCGAACACGACGAGAGTTGCGCGTTGCGATGCATCCATTGGAACCAGGCCAGAGCTGGCCCCTCCATATAGAATGATGCTATTGTTAAGCGCTCTTGATCCGGTGTTGCGTGATATTCAAAGAATTGCGTTATCTTGAAGGTCCATCCGGTTGGATCCGAGCCATCAAATCTTGGAACATCCAACTTCATACGGTGGACTGCGTTATGTGCTTGCGGTGTCTGGCCTGCTGAAGACGACAGTGATGACTGCGGTGGTTGTTGGCCAGCCTCCAATTGTGTCATTCATTGAAGGAGGTCATCGATCTTCGTATACATCGATAGTTGTGAAGCCGATAGTTTCGCGATTGCATCCTCAATACGATCTGCAGAAACCCTAGAACATGTTGCTTCCACCATTGTtgctcaatgaaagcaccaatgcTACGCTTGGTATTCGAGACCCAAGAGTCCTCCCacggaaaagaaagaaaggaatatCAGAATGTATTATTTCATGCTTATTAACAGAAGATACAAGCATTTATATGGATGCCTCCATGATTCTAACAACCTAACAACCTCTAACGGCCTAACGGCCATGCTTACTGCAACTAGGTTCGAGAACCTTCTAACCTTCACAGCTTAGTATGCACCCTAACTACTACAACTTACGTCTACGCGATCTGCATGGCTAACTGCTAACGGATGTAGTCCTCTAGGTGAGAGGGAAGGGTTACTCTCCTTTTGGGCCTTCCTAGTG of Glycine soja cultivar W05 chromosome 1, ASM419377v2, whole genome shotgun sequence contains these proteins:
- the LOC114386479 gene encoding uncharacterized protein LOC114386479, yielding MTQLEAGQQPPQSSLSSSAGQTPQAHNAVHRMKLDVPRFDGSDPTGWTFKITQFFEYHATPDQERLTIASFYMEGPALAWFQWMHRNAQLSSCSAFLHALHSRFASSTYEDPTGLLCKLQQRSSISAYLSEFECLANHVVGLPATFVLSCFISGLNPSIRREVQVLQPVSLAQAVAYARLQEEKIMDSRRQQTSRPLMSTANSKTITGTTPPSFANNSSRGSNPSIPFKRLTPEELAVRREKGLCFHCEEKYLWGHKCAPSLFLLVAEDDQLTSEVVSTRPSSPTEELLMEPPPAQRCLHALSGHSAPETLRLKGTINGFHVSILIDGGSTHNFLHHRVVATLGFTTKGVAPLKVMVGNGEEIRCQELCTAVNVQVQEHTFMVDFHILPLCGTDVVLGVEWLKTLGPVLTDYTSPSMKFITEGKLVELQGEREQIGEPVSPSQLRRLLHRSPSSTFFHIRVETNTQSATTPPILPEISELLTKYSCLFQPLTNLPPSRSTDHAINLLPNATPVNVKLYRYPYYQKQEIEDQVSAMLAKGFIQPSSSPFSSPVLLVSKKDETWRFCVDYWALNAITVRDRFPIPTVDELRDEMGGACWFSKLDLMQGYHQILMNKEDVGKTAFQTHQGHYEFRVMPFGLCNAPSSFQATMNQLFQPYLRKHIIVFFDDILVYNKTIVDHLLHLENAFRTLVSGQFSLKLSKCMFAQQQLEYLGHVVTVAGVKPVPEKFQWSPDATDAFQKLKDAITTAPVLTLLDFTIPFVVETDASNIGMGVVLSQGGHPIAFFSKQFCPRMANASTYVRELAAITAAVKKWRQYLLGHKFTILTNHRSLRELMSQAIQTPEQHHYLVRLLGFDYTIQYRSGQTKTVADALLRVNEDTQASLYMLTMPRLLFMEDLRKELANTPAFKELYEQIQADPAKYSDYLVTSGLILHKGRIWLPPTSSFIKLLLEEFHQTPVGGHMGVQKTLKRLQENFTWSSL